A region from the Methylocystis iwaonis genome encodes:
- a CDS encoding manganese catalase family protein, producing MFTHNKKLQYTVRVSEPNPVLASLILEQFGGPQGELAAAMRYFTQALAEDDPGRKDMLLDIATEELSHLEVIGSIVAMLNKGVKGELAEATQSEADLYRSLTQGGDSHTQAILYGGGPGLTNSSGVPWTAAYIDTVGDPACDLRSNIAAEARAKIVYERLINVTDDAGVKEALGFLMTREIAHQKSFEKALYSIEGNFPPGKLQGIPEYADLYVNTSQGEGDTTGPWNSGEQWRRMDDVIGAIPVDGGEGDASVGLTSSERSDLSSFAARTMSNPMADPTTGADLGQSGRA from the coding sequence ATGTTCACGCACAATAAAAAGCTCCAGTATACGGTTCGCGTCTCGGAGCCGAATCCTGTGCTGGCGAGTCTCATTCTCGAGCAGTTCGGCGGCCCGCAGGGCGAGCTTGCGGCGGCCATGCGCTATTTCACGCAGGCGCTCGCCGAGGACGATCCCGGCCGCAAGGACATGCTGCTCGACATCGCCACGGAAGAGCTGAGCCATCTCGAAGTTATCGGCAGCATCGTCGCCATGCTGAACAAGGGCGTGAAAGGCGAGCTGGCGGAGGCGACGCAATCGGAGGCGGATCTCTATCGCTCGCTGACCCAGGGCGGCGACAGTCATACGCAGGCGATTCTTTACGGCGGCGGACCGGGCCTGACCAATTCCTCGGGCGTGCCATGGACCGCCGCCTATATCGACACGGTCGGCGATCCGGCCTGCGATCTGCGCTCCAATATTGCGGCGGAGGCGCGCGCCAAGATTGTTTATGAGCGCCTGATCAACGTCACCGACGACGCGGGCGTCAAGGAAGCGCTCGGCTTTTTGATGACGCGCGAGATCGCGCATCAGAAATCTTTCGAGAAGGCGCTGTATTCGATCGAAGGCAACTTCCCGCCCGGCAAGCTGCAAGGCATTCCCGAATACGCCGACCTTTACGTCAACACTTCGCAAGGCGAGGGCGATACGACGGGCCCGTGGAACTCGGGCGAGCAGTGGCGGCGCATGGACGATGTTATCGGCGCCATTCCTGTCGATGGCGGCGAAGGCGATGCGAGCGTCGGCCTGACGAGTTCCGAACGCAGCGATTTGTCGAGCTTTGCGGCTCGGACCATGTCGAACCCCATGGCCGATCCGACGACGGGCGCGGATCTCGGGCAGTCGGGGAGAGCGTGA
- a CDS encoding diguanylate cyclase, which produces MAQDPTALILMYFIVPIWFLAGVADWMCHRATHIETTSGPKESLLHLLMFAELGLPLLAAIFLDVNALVIAFMIAMFLLHEATAFWDVSYAVSTRRVTPVEQHVHSFLEMIPLMALLLIIARHWPQFLALFGAGEEAPRTALAWKSEPLPQSYVAAVLSGAALLGLLPYLEELWRGLAARRHAPRKAF; this is translated from the coding sequence ATGGCCCAGGACCCAACGGCGCTCATATTGATGTATTTCATCGTTCCGATTTGGTTTCTCGCCGGCGTGGCCGATTGGATGTGTCACAGAGCGACGCATATCGAAACGACATCCGGTCCAAAAGAGTCGCTCCTGCATCTCCTCATGTTCGCGGAACTCGGCCTGCCCTTGCTGGCGGCGATCTTCCTCGACGTGAACGCGCTGGTGATCGCTTTCATGATCGCCATGTTTCTTCTGCATGAGGCGACCGCCTTCTGGGATGTCTCCTACGCTGTCTCGACGCGGCGCGTGACGCCTGTCGAGCAGCATGTGCACAGCTTTTTGGAGATGATCCCGCTCATGGCGTTGCTTCTCATCATCGCGCGCCACTGGCCGCAATTTCTCGCCCTTTTCGGCGCTGGAGAAGAAGCGCCCAGAACCGCGCTGGCGTGGAAGTCCGAACCGCTGCCACAAAGTTATGTCGCCGCCGTTCTTTCCGGGGCGGCCCTGCTGGGCCTCCTGCCCTATCTCGAAGAACTATGGCGTGGGCTCGCGGCGCGCCGTCACGCGCCGCGCAAGGCGTTCTGA
- a CDS encoding glycosyltransferase — MTRAAKEFQTWYFEEPEFFDGPPVLRIETDEACNVSVVTPLVPKGLNEPETNETLKALLARLLSRIQPKRLIAWYYTPMALRFTHELEPDGCVYDNMDELSAFVGAPGDIADWERRLLEKCDVVYVGGRSLYEAKRNRHPNIHVYPSSVDVAHFRVARTMRDAPEDQALIPHPRMGFFGVIDERMDLDIVAGVAALRPQWQLVMVGPTAKIDPSRLPIAPNIHWLGCKSYESLPRYLAGWDVGFMPFALNEATRFISPTKTPEFLAAGVPLVSTPIADVVEPYGKAGLVEIARTAEQFVERAEYLLRRPKGPWLRMVDAHLSGMSWDSTWAGMAGHLNSISHRGMEARRV, encoded by the coding sequence ATGACCCGCGCGGCGAAAGAGTTCCAAACCTGGTATTTCGAGGAGCCCGAGTTTTTCGACGGACCGCCTGTCTTGCGCATAGAGACGGATGAAGCGTGCAACGTCTCGGTCGTCACGCCGCTCGTGCCGAAAGGGCTGAACGAGCCAGAGACCAACGAAACATTGAAAGCGCTTTTGGCGCGGCTTTTGTCGCGGATTCAGCCAAAGCGATTGATTGCCTGGTATTACACGCCCATGGCGCTCCGCTTCACGCATGAGCTCGAGCCCGATGGCTGCGTCTACGACAATATGGACGAACTCTCCGCCTTTGTCGGAGCGCCGGGCGACATTGCCGATTGGGAACGCCGCTTGCTGGAGAAATGCGACGTCGTCTATGTCGGCGGCCGTTCGCTTTACGAGGCCAAACGCAATCGGCATCCAAATATCCACGTCTATCCCAGCAGCGTCGACGTCGCGCATTTTCGTGTGGCGCGGACCATGCGCGACGCGCCCGAGGATCAGGCGCTCATTCCGCATCCGCGCATGGGATTTTTCGGCGTCATCGACGAGCGGATGGATCTCGACATCGTCGCCGGCGTCGCCGCGCTTCGCCCGCAGTGGCAATTGGTGATGGTGGGCCCGACCGCGAAGATCGATCCATCGCGGCTTCCAATTGCGCCGAACATCCATTGGCTCGGGTGCAAGAGCTATGAGTCGCTGCCGCGTTACCTGGCGGGATGGGACGTTGGTTTTATGCCTTTCGCGCTGAATGAGGCGACGCGTTTTATCAGCCCCACAAAGACGCCCGAGTTTCTTGCCGCTGGCGTCCCATTGGTGTCGACGCCGATCGCCGACGTCGTCGAGCCTTATGGAAAGGCGGGGCTCGTGGAGATCGCAAGAACGGCGGAACAATTTGTCGAACGCGCGGAATATCTGCTGCGCAGACCGAAAGGACCCTGGCTGAGAATGGTCGACGCGCATCTTTCCGGCATGTCGTGGGACAGCACATGGGCGGGGATGGCGGGGCATCTGAATTCGATCTCGCACAGAGGCATGGAGGCGCGTCGTGTTTGA
- a CDS encoding PAS domain-containing sensor histidine kinase has product MSTRGRHFFQWLTKDGRSVASAFTQPLPVRLLIATLAVAIATALRFAIQPILGEAVPYATYYLAVEASALLGGWIVGLLAMLASAFLAHLLFAPIASDRAQMGLALFLASCASLCLLTGVFRCIFKDKGVAFAAVAPLAWQTEPRPRAGAIDAAQDGVLIMDSEGRILSANRAGAAMFAYPADEIIGATAQTLFDLPAGLESPLIGRAPGLSMTERTAIKGRRKNGARFSAELTLEEMDFDGNRLFVAIVTDVTDRRNMEREVDAQHASRLDAIGALAAALAHEINQPLAASATYMRVARRLLQKSELDCSNVLAVLDKATAQTLRAGRIVLNLKDLVRREEPDKTLLSMHALISAAREAFLSDGAPAGFVIDLSCAAKNDRILADRAQLGQVFASLMHNANEAMQLNEIAQLLIATSNPDDKTIRVDVADRGCGLPDSSEEGCFDLFTTTKVRGMGVGLSISKSIIEAHDGRIWAMPNAGGGAVFSFTLPLQDSGLDS; this is encoded by the coding sequence ATGAGCACGCGCGGCCGTCACTTTTTTCAGTGGCTCACGAAAGACGGGCGAAGCGTCGCCTCGGCTTTTACCCAGCCCTTGCCGGTCCGGCTGCTGATCGCCACGCTCGCGGTGGCGATTGCGACAGCGCTGCGCTTCGCGATTCAGCCGATCCTCGGAGAGGCCGTTCCCTATGCAACCTATTACTTGGCAGTAGAAGCCTCGGCTTTGCTGGGCGGATGGATTGTCGGCCTTCTCGCAATGCTCGCGAGCGCATTCCTGGCCCATCTCTTGTTTGCGCCCATCGCTTCCGATCGCGCGCAAATGGGACTCGCGCTTTTCCTGGCGAGCTGCGCGTCCCTCTGCCTCCTCACCGGGGTTTTTCGTTGCATATTCAAAGATAAGGGGGTCGCGTTTGCCGCTGTTGCGCCGCTCGCGTGGCAGACGGAGCCGCGGCCGCGTGCGGGGGCGATCGACGCGGCGCAAGACGGCGTTCTGATAATGGATAGCGAAGGCCGTATCCTTTCGGCGAACCGCGCGGGCGCAGCGATGTTCGCCTATCCCGCCGATGAGATAATCGGCGCGACGGCGCAGACCCTCTTCGATTTGCCCGCTGGCCTCGAATCTCCTTTGATTGGACGCGCCCCTGGCCTTAGCATGACGGAGCGAACCGCAATCAAAGGCCGACGCAAGAACGGCGCGCGTTTTTCAGCCGAGCTCACGCTCGAAGAAATGGATTTCGACGGCAACAGGCTTTTTGTCGCCATTGTAACGGACGTGACGGATCGCAGAAACATGGAGCGAGAGGTCGACGCGCAGCACGCCAGCCGCCTGGACGCCATCGGCGCTCTCGCGGCGGCGCTCGCGCATGAGATCAACCAGCCGCTCGCTGCAAGCGCCACCTATATGCGCGTCGCGCGGCGTCTTCTGCAAAAATCGGAGCTAGATTGCAGCAATGTTCTAGCTGTTCTCGACAAGGCGACGGCGCAGACGCTGCGGGCCGGGCGTATCGTTTTGAATTTGAAAGACCTCGTGCGTCGCGAGGAACCGGATAAGACATTGCTGAGCATGCACGCGCTTATCTCCGCGGCGCGTGAGGCGTTCCTGTCGGACGGCGCGCCAGCCGGATTCGTCATCGACCTCTCCTGCGCCGCCAAAAACGACCGGATTTTGGCCGATCGGGCGCAGCTCGGGCAGGTGTTCGCCAGCTTGATGCACAACGCCAATGAAGCGATGCAACTGAACGAAATTGCTCAACTCCTGATTGCGACGAGCAATCCAGATGATAAGACCATTCGTGTGGATGTCGCCGACAGAGGTTGCGGGCTGCCGGACTCCTCAGAAGAAGGCTGTTTCGATTTGTTTACGACGACCAAAGTGAGGGGAATGGGCGTGGGGCTGTCTATTTCGAAATCGATCATCGAGGCCCACGATGGGCGCATATGGGCAATGCCGAACGCCGGCGGCGGAGCCGTCTTCAGCTTCACATTGCCTTTGCAAGACTCGGGTCTCGATTCATGA
- the glf gene encoding UDP-galactopyranose mutase codes for MFDWLIVGAGFAGSVLAERIASQRGERVLLIDKRAHIGGNAYDRHDEAGVLIHQYGPHIFHTNSEAIFSYLSKFTRWRPYEHRVLAKVDGMLLPIPINLDTVNKLFGLSLDSEGLAAWFAARAEKREEIKSSEDVVVATVGRELYEKFFKGYTKKQWGVEPSQLDKSVTARVPTRVNRDDRYFTDSHQYMPTDGYTRMFERMLDHPNIKIMLQTDFEEIRNEVDYRRLIYTGPIDEFFEFRFGKLPYRSLQFKHVTLDRPWLQPVAVVNYPQTEAYTRVTEYKHLTGQRHEKTSVTFEYPCDSGDPYYPVPRAENMELYKRYEKLALAQKDVWFVGRLATYRYYNMDQVVGQALASFRRICAEVAPPKNRALASAVAAE; via the coding sequence GTGTTTGACTGGCTGATCGTCGGCGCGGGCTTCGCCGGAAGCGTTCTTGCGGAACGCATTGCGTCTCAACGCGGAGAGCGGGTTCTTCTCATCGACAAAAGGGCGCATATCGGCGGAAACGCCTATGACCGGCATGATGAAGCCGGCGTTCTCATTCATCAATACGGACCGCATATTTTTCATACCAATTCCGAAGCGATCTTCAGCTATCTTTCGAAGTTCACGCGGTGGCGTCCCTATGAGCACCGTGTGCTGGCGAAGGTCGATGGGATGCTTTTGCCGATCCCCATCAATCTCGACACGGTCAACAAGCTTTTTGGCCTCTCACTCGACTCCGAGGGCCTCGCCGCATGGTTTGCGGCGCGCGCCGAGAAGAGAGAAGAAATCAAAAGCTCCGAAGATGTCGTCGTCGCCACTGTGGGACGCGAGCTCTATGAGAAATTCTTCAAGGGTTACACGAAGAAGCAATGGGGCGTCGAGCCGTCGCAGCTCGACAAATCCGTGACGGCGCGCGTGCCGACGCGCGTCAACAGGGACGATCGCTATTTTACCGACAGCCATCAATACATGCCCACGGACGGATATACGCGCATGTTCGAACGCATGCTCGATCATCCCAACATCAAGATCATGTTGCAAACGGATTTCGAGGAGATACGCAACGAAGTCGATTATCGGCGTCTCATCTACACGGGCCCGATCGACGAGTTTTTTGAGTTCCGTTTCGGCAAGCTGCCTTATCGGTCGTTGCAGTTCAAGCATGTGACGCTCGATCGGCCGTGGCTCCAGCCCGTCGCCGTCGTGAATTATCCGCAGACGGAGGCTTACACGCGCGTCACCGAATATAAGCATCTGACCGGACAGCGCCATGAGAAGACGAGCGTGACCTTCGAGTATCCGTGCGATAGCGGCGATCCCTATTATCCCGTGCCGCGCGCGGAGAATATGGAGCTCTATAAAAGATACGAGAAACTCGCGCTGGCGCAGAAGGACGTCTGGTTCGTCGGGCGGCTTGCGACCTACCGCTATTACAATATGGACCAGGTTGTCGGACAGGCGCTCGCCTCGTTCCGTCGCATCTGCGCCGAGGTTGCGCCGCCGAAAAACCGTGCGCTGGCGAGCGCCGTGGCGGCGGAGTAA
- the fixJ gene encoding response regulator FixJ, producing the protein MNSHKVVHVIDDDAAVRDAVGLLLSTEGYKVHAYPSAPAFLKTAAAQGEGCVVTDVRMPEMNGIELIAKMKEEKISIPVIVLTAHADVPLAVEAMKLGAVDLLEKPFEDEALLAAVDAALERRNAEESRSRESIAIKNRLATLTRRENEILAGLLKGLSNKVIAHDLGISIRTAEVHRANIMAKMRAGNLAELVKMALAAEPPKSDSE; encoded by the coding sequence ATGAATAGTCACAAGGTCGTTCACGTCATCGACGACGACGCCGCCGTGCGCGACGCCGTCGGGCTTCTGCTGAGCACGGAAGGCTATAAGGTCCACGCCTATCCTTCTGCGCCGGCCTTTCTCAAGACGGCCGCCGCCCAGGGCGAGGGCTGTGTGGTCACTGACGTTCGCATGCCGGAGATGAACGGCATCGAGCTTATCGCCAAGATGAAGGAAGAGAAGATTTCGATTCCGGTCATCGTGCTGACCGCACATGCGGACGTGCCCTTGGCGGTCGAGGCGATGAAGCTCGGAGCCGTCGATCTCCTCGAAAAGCCTTTCGAGGATGAAGCCCTGCTCGCCGCCGTCGACGCCGCGCTGGAACGCCGTAACGCCGAGGAATCGCGCTCGCGCGAGTCGATCGCCATCAAGAACCGGCTCGCGACCCTCACCCGGCGCGAAAACGAAATTCTGGCCGGTCTGCTGAAAGGGCTTTCGAACAAGGTGATCGCCCATGATCTCGGCATCAGCATCCGCACCGCCGAGGTCCATCGCGCCAATATCATGGCCAAGATGCGCGCCGGCAATCTAGCGGAGCTCGTCAAGATGGCGCTGGCGGCGGAGCCCCCTAAGTCCGACTCCGAATAA
- the phhA gene encoding phenylalanine 4-monooxygenase, translating to MAEASQSHNRAAEAPRNGGWTIAQNWRSYTQDEHDRWSRLVARQEKLLPGRACDAFLEAKETLKLPRHCIPDFSKVSDRLSRLTGWRIAPVAGLIPDDVFFDCLANRRFPAGAFIRSERALDYLSEPDVFHDVFGHVPLLADPVYARFLEAYGKGGQRALSRGQLHNLARLYWYTVEFGLIRSSDGLRIFGAGILSSPGETVFSIEDTSPNRIAFDLFRIMRTKYVISDYQQIYFVIDSFEQLLDQCYQDFGAFYDRLQAARDIEPHELLPDDHVITTGDLRYFRTRH from the coding sequence ATGGCCGAAGCGTCACAGTCACACAATCGCGCCGCCGAGGCGCCGCGGAACGGCGGCTGGACGATCGCGCAAAACTGGCGCTCCTATACGCAGGACGAACACGACCGCTGGAGCCGCCTTGTCGCGCGGCAGGAAAAGCTTCTGCCGGGCCGCGCCTGCGACGCCTTTCTCGAAGCCAAAGAGACGCTGAAGCTCCCGCGCCATTGCATTCCCGATTTCTCGAAAGTGAGCGATCGCCTCTCCCGCCTGACGGGCTGGCGCATCGCGCCCGTCGCGGGCCTTATCCCCGACGACGTCTTTTTCGATTGTCTCGCCAATCGCCGCTTTCCCGCCGGCGCCTTCATCCGTTCGGAGCGCGCGCTCGATTATCTTTCCGAGCCAGACGTGTTTCACGATGTCTTCGGCCATGTGCCGTTGCTGGCCGATCCTGTCTATGCGCGTTTTCTCGAAGCCTATGGCAAGGGCGGCCAGCGCGCGCTGAGTAGAGGCCAATTGCACAATCTGGCGCGGCTCTACTGGTATACGGTGGAGTTCGGCTTGATCCGCTCCAGCGATGGGCTGCGCATTTTCGGCGCCGGCATATTGTCGTCGCCGGGCGAAACCGTTTTCTCGATCGAAGACACGTCACCCAATCGGATCGCTTTCGATCTCTTTCGCATCATGCGAACGAAATATGTCATCAGCGATTATCAGCAGATCTATTTCGTCATCGACAGCTTCGAGCAGCTTCTCGACCAATGCTACCAGGATTTCGGCGCGTTTTATGATCGCCTGCAGGCGGCGCGCGATATAGAGCCGCACGAACTTCTCCCTGACGATCACGTCATCACGACGGGCGATCTGCGATACTTTCGTACGCGGCATTGA
- a CDS encoding FAD-dependent oxidoreductase, which translates to MNVSSERSKSIWEGVGATAARLQGEIKAEVAVVGSGIAGMSVAYELAKAGKNVAVIDRGPIGGGMTARTTAHLSSYSDDGFRELIDTRGLEAAKGWQESQAAAISRIEAIQAELGAACDFRRLDAFLFLAPETDPGVIDSELVASAQVGMIALRQEGVPFTGLEATPVLRFPDQATFHPTKYLAALAGAISRSGGHFYSESPVSSVEEDENGVVLTTLEGARVLADAAVVATNAPINDRLAISAKQAPYRTYVVAFEIPHASLPDALYWDTLDPYHYVRLQPGEGDFDILIVGGEDHKTGESNDGDARIRSLTSWTRGLVPQLGREKARWSGQVMEPMDYMGFIGRSPGAKRVYVATGDSGQGMTHGAVAGLLISDLILRGGSPWQSVYDPSRKPMKAAGEFIKENVSAAKHFVDYLKGGEVASTQEIAPGHGAIVRNGLEKVAAYREADGTLYLRSASCTHVGCHVHWNDFEKCWDCPCHGSQFAPDGEALNAPAFSPLRKIES; encoded by the coding sequence ATGAATGTCAGCTCCGAACGCAGCAAATCGATCTGGGAAGGCGTTGGCGCGACCGCCGCGCGCTTGCAGGGCGAGATAAAAGCCGAAGTGGCGGTGGTCGGCTCCGGCATCGCGGGCATGTCGGTCGCTTATGAGCTTGCCAAAGCGGGTAAAAACGTCGCCGTAATCGATCGCGGGCCCATCGGCGGCGGCATGACGGCGCGAACCACGGCGCATCTTTCGTCCTATAGCGACGATGGCTTCCGCGAGCTTATCGACACGCGCGGCCTCGAGGCCGCCAAGGGCTGGCAGGAAAGCCAGGCCGCCGCGATTTCCCGGATCGAAGCGATCCAGGCCGAACTCGGCGCGGCCTGCGACTTCCGTCGCCTGGACGCCTTCCTGTTTCTCGCGCCCGAAACCGACCCGGGCGTCATCGACTCTGAGCTTGTGGCGAGCGCACAGGTCGGCATGATCGCGCTGCGGCAAGAGGGCGTTCCTTTCACTGGCCTGGAAGCGACCCCAGTGCTGCGCTTTCCCGACCAGGCGACCTTTCACCCGACGAAATATCTCGCGGCGCTCGCGGGAGCCATCTCTCGAAGCGGGGGCCACTTTTATTCCGAGAGCCCGGTTTCCTCGGTGGAGGAAGATGAAAATGGCGTCGTCCTGACGACGCTCGAGGGCGCCCGCGTCCTGGCCGATGCCGCGGTCGTCGCCACCAATGCGCCGATCAACGACAGATTGGCGATCAGCGCCAAACAGGCGCCGTACCGCACCTATGTCGTCGCTTTCGAAATTCCCCACGCAAGCCTGCCGGACGCGCTCTACTGGGATACGCTCGATCCCTATCATTATGTAAGGCTTCAGCCGGGCGAGGGCGATTTCGACATTCTCATCGTCGGCGGAGAAGATCATAAGACCGGCGAGAGCAATGACGGAGACGCGCGCATCCGATCGCTGACGAGCTGGACGCGGGGCCTTGTTCCCCAGCTCGGCCGCGAGAAGGCGCGTTGGTCGGGGCAGGTTATGGAGCCGATGGATTACATGGGCTTCATCGGGCGCTCGCCGGGGGCCAAGCGCGTCTATGTCGCAACCGGCGACTCCGGCCAGGGCATGACCCATGGCGCCGTCGCGGGCCTGTTGATCTCCGATCTCATCCTGCGCGGCGGAAGCCCCTGGCAGAGCGTCTATGATCCCTCGCGCAAGCCGATGAAAGCGGCCGGAGAGTTCATCAAAGAAAATGTGTCGGCGGCCAAGCATTTCGTTGACTATCTGAAAGGCGGCGAAGTCGCTTCGACCCAGGAGATCGCGCCGGGCCATGGCGCGATCGTGCGGAACGGCCTTGAAAAGGTCGCCGCTTATCGCGAAGCGGACGGAACGCTTTACCTGCGCTCGGCCTCCTGCACGCATGTGGGTTGCCATGTCCATTGGAACGACTTCGAGAAGTGCTGGGATTGCCCCTGCCACGGCTCTCAATTCGCGCCGGATGGCGAAGCGCTCAACGCGCCGGCTTTCTCGCCGCTGCGCAAAATCGAGAGCTGA